A segment of the Lelliottia amnigena genome:
TTTACTGATCCATTTTTGCGGCATCATAAATGAAACCACCGCACCGACAATCGCAAACGCCATAACGGTCATGATGATGCGCTTCTTCGCAGCGAGCAGTACCTCTATGAGGTCGATGAAATCGATCTCATTTTGCTTACGCTCGGGGGGTGAATAGCGGGCAAAATCCAGTTCCCTGTTCTTTTTGAAATCCATCGCTGACATACCAATTCTTCTATTTAGATTGCAGTTAAATCCTGCTGAGGCGTATCGGGGGAAGATGATAATACTAGAGCCTAGGAATTATCTGAACTTAAAGTTAACTTAAATCAGGACAACACTATGATATTTGGTAGTTGTTACCAGCACGTTAATTAAAGTTGCATAGTGGAACAATCAACTTTAATCCCTCTCGTATTTCTGAATATGGCCTTCTCATTTAAGTCAAAATTGCCAGTCACTTCACTTTATTGAAACAGCGTTTCGACGGCGATCACATTTCCATCATTTACCGAATGACGCAGAAATAAATAGCAATAGAATAAATTAAAACGCCGTTTTACAAATCAAGAACAGCAGTTCACGTGTTTTAAAACTCAGACAGGGCGCGTCGAGAAAAACGCATGAAAGTTCTTATTAATCAGAGGTAAAAGGAACCATCACCTTGCGTCGAACACAGAACACTCGCTTCCCCGTTTCGTAACAAATGCGCGGGCAGCTGCATCACCAGCAGATTCCGTTTTAAACCATTGATTGCCAGGTAGGTATGTATGAATGAAAACAAAATGCTGGGGCTTGCGTGGATATCACCCTATATCATCGGGTTGATACTCTTTACCGCATTCCCCTTCGTTTCATCTTTCTTTCTCAGTTTTACTGATTACGATTTGATGAGTCCGCCGGTATTTAACGGCATCGAAAACTATCGCTACATGTTTACCGAAGATGCACTCTTCTGGAAATCCATGGGCGTCACCTTTGCGTATGTATTTTTGACCATCCCACTGAAACTCGCGTTTGCACTGGGAATTGCGTTTGTCCTGAACTTTAAATTACGTGGCATAGGATTCTTCCGTACCGCTTACTATATTCCGTCAATCCTTGGCAGCTCTGTCGCAATTGCCGTTTTGTGGCGCGCACTGTTTGCAATTGATGGCCTGCTGAACAGCTTCATTGGCGTATTTGGTTTTGACGCGGTGAACTGGCTCGGTGAGCCTTCTCTGGCGCTGATGTCCGTCACGCTGCTTCGCGTCTGGCAGTTTGGCTCGGCGATGGTTATCTTCCTGGCAGCACTACAGAACGTTCCGCAATCTCAGTATGAAGCGGCAATGATCGACGGTGCGTCTAAATGGCAGATGTTCACGAAAGTCACCGTGCCGCTGATTACGCCGGTTATTTTCTTCAACTTCATCATGCAAACCACCCAGGCGTTCCAGGAATTTACTGGACCCTACGTCATCACGGGCGGCGGACCAACCTACTCCACGTATCTGTTCTCGCTGTACATCTACGACACCGCATTCAAGTACTTTGACATGGGCTACGGCGCTGCGCTGGCCTGGATCCTGTTCCTGGTAGTCGCTGTCTTTGCCGCTATCGCCTTTAAGTCTTCGAAATACTGGGTGTTCTACTCCGCCGATAAGGGAGGCAAAAATGGCTGATATTCAAGAACTTTCCACGGCGAGAAGCATCGCGGAACGTGAAGTCGCGCGGACCATGCGCAAAGAGAAAATCAACGCCAGCATTCGCTACGTGATCCTGCTTTTCGTGGGTTTATTGATGCTCTATCCGCTGGTCTGGATGTTCTCGGCGTCGTTTAAGCCGAACCATGAGATCTTCACCACCTTAAGCCTGTGGCCTGCAAACGCGACCTGGGACGGCTTTGTGAACGGCTGGAAAACCGGGACAGAATACAACTTCGGTCACTACATGCTGAATACGTTCAAGTATGTGATCCCGAAAGTCATTCTGACCATTATCTCTTCCACTATCGTGGCGTACGGCTTTGCGCGCTTCGAGATTCCGTGGAAGAAATTCTGGTTCGCCACGCTCATCACCACCATGCTGCTGCCGAGCACCGTACTGCTGATTCCTCAGTACCTGATGTTCCGCGAAATGGGCATGCTGAACAGCTATATGCCGCTGTACCTGCCGCTGGCGTTTGCCACCCAAGGGTTCTTCGTGTTCATGCTGATTCAGTTCTTGCGCGGTGTACCGCGTGATATGGAAGAAGCCGCACAGATCGATGGCTGTAACTCCTTGCAAGTGCTTTGGTACGTGGTGGTGCCGATTCTGAAACCGGCCATCATATCCGTCGCATTGTTCCAGTTCATGTGGTCAATGAACGACTTTATCGGGCCGCTGATTTATGTCTACAGCGTGGATAAATACCCGATTGCACTGGCTCTGAAAATGTCCATCGACGTCACCGAAGGTGCGCCGTGGAACGAAATTCTGGCAATGGCGAGCATCTCCATTCTGCCATCTATCATTGTCTTCTTCCTGGCACAGCGCTACTTCGTACAGGGCGTAACCAGCAGCGGAATTAAAGGTTAAGAGGGAAATATCATGGCTGAAGTTATTTTCAACAAACTGGAAAAGGTTTACTCCAACGGCTTCAAAGCGGTACATGCTATCGACCTGAAAATCGCTGAAGGGGAATTCATGGTGATTGTCGGTCCGTCCGGCTGCGCCAAATCAACGACCCTGCGCATGCTGGCCGGGCTGGAAACCATCAGCGGTGGCGAAGTGCGCATCGGTGAGAAAATCGTGAACAACCTCGCGCCAAAAGAACGCGGGATTGCGATGGTGTTCCAGAACTATGCGCTGTATCCGCACATGACCGTGCGTGAAAACCTGGCCTTTGGCCTGAAGCTGAGCAAGCTGCCAAAAGCGCAGATCGAAGCGCAGGTTAACGAAGCGGCAAAAATCCTCGAGCTCGATGAGCTGCTGGATCGTCTGCCGCGTCAGCTTTCCGGTGGTCAGGCGCAGCGTGTGGCCGTAGGCCGTGCGATTGTGAAAAAACCCGATGTGTTCCTGTTCGATGAACCGCTGTCTAACCTGGATGCCAAGCTGCGTGCCTCGATGCGTATCCGTATCTCTGACCTGCACAAGCAGTTGAAGGCTTCCGGCAAGCCGGCTACCACGGTATACGTCACACACGACCAGACCGAAGCAATGACCATGGGCGACCGCATCTGCGTGATGAAGCTCGGCCATATCATGCAGGTGGATACCCCGGATAACCTGTACCACAGACCGAAAAACATGTTCGTAGCCGGCTTTATTGGATCGCCAGAAATGAACATCCGTGCCAGCAAACTGGTGCAGCAGGACGGTCAGCTGTCTCTGACCATTGGCAACCAGACCATGCCGTTAAGCGCAGAGCTGAAAGAGAAAGTCGCCAGCTACGCCGATAAAGACATGTTCTACGGCATTCGCCCGGACTTTGTGTCGATCTCCGATGAGCCATTCGCGGAGGGAAGTTGCAGCGGCGAGATGGTTCGCGCTGAAAACATGGGACACGAATTCTTCGTTTACCTGAAAGTTGGCGAGTACGAACTGACTGCCCGAATTCCTTCCGATGAAGCTAAGCCTCTGATCAACAAGGGCCTTCACCGTAAGGTGTATTTTAAGTTCGACATGCATAAGTGTCATATCTTTGACGCGAAAACTGAACAGAACATCTCTCTCTAAATGGAGTTATAAAAATGAAAAAAGTGCTTTTAAGCGCAGCAATCTCCGCTACCCTGGGCCTTACCGCGCTACCATCAATGGCGCAAGATGTTGATTTACGTATGTCCTGGTGGGGGGGCAATGGCCGTCATCAGGTGACGCTGAAGGCGTTAGAAGAGTTCCATAAACAGAACCCTGACATTAACGTCAAAGCAGAATACACCGGTTGGGACGGTCACTTGTCCCGTCTGACCACGCAAATCGCGGGCGGCACAGAGCCGGACGTGATGCAGACCAACTGGAACTGGCTGCCAATTTTCTCGAAAAATGGCGACGGTTTCTACGATCTGAACAAAATGAAAGACGTGATCGACTTAACGCAGTTTGATCCGAAAGAGCTGCAGTCCACCACGGTTAACGGCAAGCTGAACGGGATCCCAATCTCCGTGACGGCTCGCGTGTTCTACTTCAATGACGAGACCTGGAAAAAAGCGGGAGTTGAATACCCGAAAACCTGGGACGCGTTGATGGCGGCGGGTAAAGCCTTCGAAAGCAAGCTGGGCAAACAGTATTACCCTGTGGTTCTGGAACACCAGGATACGCTGGCGCTGCTGAACTCTTACATGATTCAGAAATACAACATTCCTGCGGTTGATGAGAAAGCCAAAAAGTTCTCCTACACCAAAGAGCAGTGGGTTGAATTCTTCCAGACCTATAAAAATCTGGTGGATAGCCACGTGATGCCTGACACCAAATACTATGCGTCATTTGGTAAGAGCAACATGTATGAAATGAAGCCATGGATTCAGGGTGAATGGGGCGGAACTTACATGTGGAACTCCACCATTAATAAGTATTCCGATAACCTGAAGCCACCAGCAAAACTGGAGCTGGGTAACTACCCAATGCTGCCGGGTGCAACCGATGCGGGCCTGTTCTTTAAACCTGCACAGATGCTCTCTATCGGTAAAACGACCAAAAACCCAGAAGCCGCTGCAAAAGTGATTAACTTCCTGCTGAACAGCAAAGAAGGCGTGCACACTCTGGGCCTTGAGCGCGGCGTACCATTAAGCAAAGTCGCGGTACAGTACCTGACTGAAGATGGCACCATCAAAGAGAGCGATCCGTCTGTTGCGGGTCTGCGCATGGCGCAATCTCTGCCAGCTAAACTCTCCGTGTCACCTTACTTTGACGATCCGCAGATCGTGGCGCAGTTTGGTACCTCTCTGCAGTACATCGACTATGGCCAGAAAACCGTAGAAGAGACCGCGGCAGACTTCCAGCGTCAGGCTGAACGTATCCTGAAACGCGCAATGCGCTAATCATTCCGTCCGATCCCTACCCTGTCCCTTCGGTGGCAGGGTATTTTTTTATCTGGAGAAACCCTATGAAAGGCAAAATCATCCCACTGAATTTTCGCTCGCGTCTGGATACAGAAACCGGACACGAGGTGATACGGATGACGCCCCCGCACATCATTTGTCACCGTAATTATTTCTATCAAAAGTGTTTTACGCAGGACGGCAGCAAGATCATTTTTGGTGGCGCATTCGAAGGCCACTGGAATTACTACCTGTTAGATATTGAAAAACAACATGCAACCCAACTGACCGAGGGCGCTGGCGATAATACCTTTGGCGGTTTTTTATCTGATGACGATAAATCTCTGTGGTATGTGAAAAACAGCCGTGAGCTGCGCCGGGTTGATCTCGAGAGTTTCGAAGAGCATGTGGTGTATGAAGTGGATGATGAGTGGGTGGCGTACGGCACCTGGGTCGCGAATTCTGATTGCACAAAACTGGTCGGAATCGAGATTAAAAAGAGCGACTGGCAGCCGCTGACAGACTGGAGCAAATTCCGCGAGTTTTACTTCACCCAGCCGGAATGCCGCCTCATTAACATCGATTTATGCACGGGTGAACCGCGCGTGATTTTGCAAGAAAAACGCTGGCTAGGGCACCCCATTTATCGCCCGTTCGACGACAATACCGTCGCGTTTTGTCACGAAGGACCGCGCGATGCGATTGATGCCCGTATGTGGTTGATCAACGAGGACGGTAGCAATCTGCGTAAGGTGCGCCAGCATGCGCCAGGTGAAAGCTTTACTCATGAATTCTGGGTGCCGGACGGTTCCGCGCTGTATTACGTGGCGCATAAAGAAAACGATCCGCAGCGCTATCTGTTTAGCGCGGACCCTCACTCTCTCGACAACCGCCAGCTCATGGCGATCCCACCGTGCTCACATCTGATGAGCAATTTCGACGGGTCGCTGATTGTTGGCGACGGCGCGCCGCACAATACCGGCGATATCAGTCTGAACGATCCGTTTATTTGGGTGTTTGATATTGCGGCCGGAACGCAAAAAGCCGTTTGTCAGCACAACACGAGCTGGAAAGTGTTGGATGGCGATCGGCAGGTGACGCATCCGCACCCGTCGTTTTCACCGGACAATAAGTGGGTTCTGTATACGTCGGATGAGGAAGGGATGCCGGCACTTTATCTTTGCGCCGTCTGATGCCATCACTCCAGCCGTGATGTCAGAGATAGAACTCATCGATGACTTCTTTAACCCTACAGTGATGTGGCGAATTTTGTTTACATAGCGCTAATAGACTGAAATTAAATGAGAGATAACAACATCAGTTGGTGAGATTTTGACAATGAGAGGGGTGAATTATCTGTGGTGTCAGCATAATTTACGTTATTGGTATCAGAAGAAGTTAAAAAAAGCGCCTGTGATGGCGCTTTTTTATTTTTTCACTTCAAGGCGCTTTTGAACATGGGTATGAGTTTTTTATTTCCTGTTTCACTTATATGATTGTCATCAAAATAAAGTGGTTGAAGATTTTCGCTTCCATAACACAACCCATCGTGACATAAATAATCGATAGGTTTTAAGATTTCTGCACTACAGCTTTTCGCTGCGTTTTTTTGAGCGTCTAAAATCAAGTGATTCCTTTCGATATACGACTGGACTGTTGTAAATATATCTTCTGGTGTTTTCCCCATCATCAAATCGTGTGATATACGTCTTGGGACATTCACGGGCATTTCAGGGATCGGATTCACCATGAAGACGTTATGACGCTTGCGTATTGCACACACCATTTCAGAATAGGATTCTTTGAACAATTCATCATTTTTTTCTTTTGAATCAGTCCTGGAACCAAAATCAATTAATCCATTTTCAATGTAATGTGTGGACCGGTTAACCAAAAAAACGGGAGTCTGCGAATTGAATTCTGACAAACGATTCAAAAGCTGTTGATTAAAGAGGCTACATCCTGGGTGGTCTTTAAGATCGCCAAACGCAATATTTGGGCATCCGGAATACGTAAGGCCAACGACTGACCCATTATCGCCTACCGCTGAAGCCAGCACTGTCGCTGTCGCCACCGCATGTGAATCGCCAATAATAATAGCTTTGACAGGACCTGAACCATAGTGACTGATATGGGTTCTACTATCTTCACTGTAGTTTTTGTTGATTGCTTCAGAGGCGATTACATCGACTCGGGGATTGGGATCGTTGGTTACTATCTGATTTTTAATGGCATATGAAGTCAAATAAAGACTTCCTGCAAAGACTACAGCCACCGTTAAAAGCGAAAGGTTGGAAATCCGGGCTAATGCGCTTCTTGCTGGGTTTTCGATAGTTTTCCATGAGAGAACACCAATAATAAACGATGCGATGAGTGCAAGACTTACCCAACGAACATCGTTGTTTACGTTGGCATAAACCAGCAATACCGCAAGGGGCCAGTGCCACAGGTAGACGGAGTACGAACTTAAACCGACCCAACTAATATGACGATCTAACTGGGACGCCAATGTTTGGCTATTACAGATGATACACAGCATTGTGCTGGCAACAGGTATTACTGTAAATATGCCTGGCCAAGTCACATTTTGATCTAATAAGAATGCACAAAGAATGATAGCAACAAGACCTGTTGCGGCACCAAAATTTCTGACAGTAGAACTCATCTTTGCGGTTAAGAAAAAACTTAACCCGCCACACAACATTTCCCAGGCCCGGTACTGTAATAAATAAAACGTGGAAGAGTCAAATTCAGAGCTATGATAGACAGAAGAAGAAAATGACAAAACAGCAAGCGCCAAAAATACATATGGCAATGATTTCGCTTTTTTTATTTTCACTAAAAAAACAATTAAAAGCGGCAATAGCAAATAGAATTGCCATTCCACTGAGAGTGACCATGTGTGAAGAAACCAATTCTCATGGGAGTCACCGGCGAAATAATCCCCTGATTCTTTATTTAACCTGATGTTTGAAATAAATAATACGACGTACCAACGTAGTTCCCGAGTTTTCTGTATTCGACTGTTGGCAACCAGTACCAAAATGCAAGCATCAGCGTGATAGTCACGACAAATAGTGCCGGAACTATCCGTCTGAATCTGGCTGAGTAAAAAGATATGAATGAAAAATCTCCCTTGATGGCATTTTTTGTGATTATTGATGTCATCAAGTAGCCGGAGATAACAAAGAAAATGTCAACACCTATAAATCCACCTGGTAGCAACTTTGGCACGAAGTGGTAAAAAACAACGGATAAAATGGCCAGCCCACGTAATAAATTTATATCGTGGCGAAAATTTACTTTCTCTGTGGATTTATCGCTTGCTAACGATATTGTTATATTACTCATTGGAATTCCAGGAAACATGAATATTTAATCTTAATCTCTTCAACATCTGATACACATAATGTTCGAAATAGGTTAAGAGCCCAGCATTGTATAAGTTAGCAAGCCTTAATGCTAGGGCGTCATGTTCCCTTCCGGGGGGTGAGAATGATGTGCTACATGAAGATCGCAAATCCGCGGGGATCTCTGCTCTGTTTATGTCTCGCAGGATAGACGCAAGAATGCCGTTGATAAAAACATAAGCACCTGTTTCAGCAGAGACGATAAGGATTAGGGTGTCCCCATCTAAGCCGTCGACTGTCGGCGGATGTTCACGCCCTGCCTTAGCTCAAGTCCAAACGCTTAAAATGTAAGGGGCCGTTTCGGCGCTATCCTGGCCTGACCGCAGTTCTCTAAGGTTTTATGCGGGTCTTTGCTTTGTTATTCCACAGGGAGAGGGAGTAAACACTAAAACGGCAACCGACGTTGCCGTTTCGCTTTTGCCTTAGGCGAAGGAGCGGAAAATTACACGCCGATATTGCGTAACTTCTCTCCAGACATCAGCCTGCGCTCGA
Coding sequences within it:
- the ycjO_2 gene encoding binding-protein-dependent transport system inner membrane protein, whose product is MNENKMLGLAWISPYIIGLILFTAFPFVSSFFLSFTDYDLMSPPVFNGIENYRYMFTEDALFWKSMGVTFAYVFLTIPLKLAFALGIAFVLNFKLRGIGFFRTAYYIPSILGSSVAIAVLWRALFAIDGLLNSFIGVFGFDAVNWLGEPSLALMSVTLLRVWQFGSAMVIFLAALQNVPQSQYEAAMIDGASKWQMFTKVTVPLITPVIFFNFIMQTTQAFQEFTGPYVITGGGPTYSTYLFSLYIYDTAFKYFDMGYGAALAWILFLVVAVFAAIAFKSSKYWVFYSADKGGKNG
- the yesQ gene encoding ABC transporter permease protein YesQ, yielding MADIQELSTARSIAEREVARTMRKEKINASIRYVILLFVGLLMLYPLVWMFSASFKPNHEIFTTLSLWPANATWDGFVNGWKTGTEYNFGHYMLNTFKYVIPKVILTIISSTIVAYGFARFEIPWKKFWFATLITTMLLPSTVLLIPQYLMFREMGMLNSYMPLYLPLAFATQGFFVFMLIQFLRGVPRDMEEAAQIDGCNSLQVLWYVVVPILKPAIISVALFQFMWSMNDFIGPLIYVYSVDKYPIALALKMSIDVTEGAPWNEILAMASISILPSIIVFFLAQRYFVQGVTSSGIKG
- the ugpC_2 gene encoding ABC transporter, with the protein product MAEVIFNKLEKVYSNGFKAVHAIDLKIAEGEFMVIVGPSGCAKSTTLRMLAGLETISGGEVRIGEKIVNNLAPKERGIAMVFQNYALYPHMTVRENLAFGLKLSKLPKAQIEAQVNEAAKILELDELLDRLPRQLSGGQAQRVAVGRAIVKKPDVFLFDEPLSNLDAKLRASMRIRISDLHKQLKASGKPATTVYVTHDQTEAMTMGDRICVMKLGHIMQVDTPDNLYHRPKNMFVAGFIGSPEMNIRASKLVQQDGQLSLTIGNQTMPLSAELKEKVASYADKDMFYGIRPDFVSISDEPFAEGSCSGEMVRAENMGHEFFVYLKVGEYELTARIPSDEAKPLINKGLHRKVYFKFDMHKCHIFDAKTEQNISL
- the yesO gene encoding ABC transporter substrate-binding protein YesO — encoded protein: MKKVLLSAAISATLGLTALPSMAQDVDLRMSWWGGNGRHQVTLKALEEFHKQNPDINVKAEYTGWDGHLSRLTTQIAGGTEPDVMQTNWNWLPIFSKNGDGFYDLNKMKDVIDLTQFDPKELQSTTVNGKLNGIPISVTARVFYFNDETWKKAGVEYPKTWDALMAAGKAFESKLGKQYYPVVLEHQDTLALLNSYMIQKYNIPAVDEKAKKFSYTKEQWVEFFQTYKNLVDSHVMPDTKYYASFGKSNMYEMKPWIQGEWGGTYMWNSTINKYSDNLKPPAKLELGNYPMLPGATDAGLFFKPAQMLSIGKTTKNPEAAAKVINFLLNSKEGVHTLGLERGVPLSKVAVQYLTEDGTIKESDPSVAGLRMAQSLPAKLSVSPYFDDPQIVAQFGTSLQYIDYGQKTVEETAADFQRQAERILKRAMR
- a CDS encoding oligogalacturonide lyase, whose amino-acid sequence is MKGKIIPLNFRSRLDTETGHEVIRMTPPHIICHRNYFYQKCFTQDGSKIIFGGAFEGHWNYYLLDIEKQHATQLTEGAGDNTFGGFLSDDDKSLWYVKNSRELRRVDLESFEEHVVYEVDDEWVAYGTWVANSDCTKLVGIEIKKSDWQPLTDWSKFREFYFTQPECRLINIDLCTGEPRVILQEKRWLGHPIYRPFDDNTVAFCHEGPRDAIDARMWLINEDGSNLRKVRQHAPGESFTHEFWVPDGSALYYVAHKENDPQRYLFSADPHSLDNRQLMAIPPCSHLMSNFDGSLIVGDGAPHNTGDISLNDPFIWVFDIAAGTQKAVCQHNTSWKVLDGDRQVTHPHPSFSPDNKWVLYTSDEEGMPALYLCAV
- a CDS encoding Predicted acyltransferases; translated protein: MLCGGLSFFLTAKMSSTVRNFGAATGLVAIILCAFLLDQNVTWPGIFTVIPVASTMLCIICNSQTLASQLDRHISWVGLSSYSVYLWHWPLAVLLVYANVNNDVRWVSLALIASFIIGVLSWKTIENPARSALARISNLSLLTVAVVFAGSLYLTSYAIKNQIVTNDPNPRVDVIASEAINKNYSEDSRTHISHYGSGPVKAIIIGDSHAVATATVLASAVGDNGSVVGLTYSGCPNIAFGDLKDHPGCSLFNQQLLNRLSEFNSQTPVFLVNRSTHYIENGLIDFGSRTDSKEKNDELFKESYSEMVCAIRKRHNVFMVNPIPEMPVNVPRRISHDLMMGKTPEDIFTTVQSYIERNHLILDAQKNAAKSCSAEILKPIDYLCHDGLCYGSENLQPLYFDDNHISETGNKKLIPMFKSALK
- the oatA gene encoding Predicted acyltransferases, which produces MSNITISLASDKSTEKVNFRHDINLLRGLAILSVVFYHFVPKLLPGGFIGVDIFFVISGYLMTSIITKNAIKGDFSFISFYSARFRRIVPALFVVTITLMLAFWYWLPTVEYRKLGNYVGTSYYLFQTSG